The segment GGTCGTATAATTTGTTCAGATAAAACCTGCGGAATAAGACTTTGCTCCGGACAGAAATAAAGCTGAGAGAATCTCGGGTGCGGATGCGGCCGACGCATTGCACGGGAAAGCTTTTTCAGGGCGTTCCGGACAGCTCTGCACCTTTTTACCTTTGCGCACATACAACGGGCAAAGGGGGAATGCTGTTTTGAACCGGATGATCTTGACTGCATGGGTGCTGCTGTTTCCGGCGGCGTGCACTACATTGGGCGCAGCGGGGGTGTTTTTGCTGCGGCGGCAGGCCCGGCCCTGCACACAGCGCATTTTGTGCGGCATGGCGGCAGGCATTATGCTGGCGGCCAGCGTGTGGAGCCTTTTGCTGCCCGCCATTGAGCGGGGACGCGGTCTGGCACTGCCTGCGTGGATCCCATCGGCGATAGGGCTCGTACTGGGCGCAGTGGGCCTTTTGCAGGTGGAGCAGTTTGCCGGGCAGCTGCTGGCAGGCGGGGCAGGGCACAGCGGCCGCATGATCCTGGCTGTGACCTTACACAATCTGCCCGAGGGCATGGTGGCAGGGCTTGCCGCTGCCATGGCGTCGACCGGGGAGCCGGATGCCATCAGCGGGGCACTGGCACTGAGCCTTGGCATCGGCCTGCAGAATATCCCGGAAGGTGCGGCGGTCAGTCTGCCGCTGGCCCATGGCTCCTGTACACGGCTTCGGGCGTTTCTGGCGGGCGCTGCGTCCGGGCTGGTGGAGCCGCTGGGCGCATTGCTGGCCTTCGCCCTTGCGGAGCAGGTCGGTGCTGCACTGCCGTGGCTGCTCAGTGCGGCGGCAGGCTGCATGGTGTGCGTGACCGCGCAGGAGATGATCCCGCAGGCGGTGGAAGAGGATGAGCCTGCCGGTGTGGTGAGCATCGTGCTGGGGTTTGCGCTGATGATGGCGCTTGATGTGGCATTATAACCGATGAAAAGTC is part of the Faecalibacterium sp. HTF-F genome and harbors:
- a CDS encoding ZIP family metal transporter yields the protein MILTAWVLLFPAACTTLGAAGVFLLRRQARPCTQRILCGMAAGIMLAASVWSLLLPAIERGRGLALPAWIPSAIGLVLGAVGLLQVEQFAGQLLAGGAGHSGRMILAVTLHNLPEGMVAGLAAAMASTGEPDAISGALALSLGIGLQNIPEGAAVSLPLAHGSCTRLRAFLAGAASGLVEPLGALLAFALAEQVGAALPWLLSAAAGCMVCVTAQEMIPQAVEEDEPAGVVSIVLGFALMMALDVAL